The window CGCCCCCTTGACACACTGGTAGGCCAACTCCCCCACCGTTTCGATCATTTCATCGAAAAGCAAGGGGTCGTCCACCTGCAGGTAGGCCGATCCCACCAGCCCCAGCCAGTTGCGGATTTTGCCGTATAGACTGCCGCAGAACAGACCAAAGGGCGAGTCCCAGGCCGATTCCTGCATGTACTCGAGCCCGCCATCGGCATAATCGATGGCACCCTGCGGCGTATTGACCGTCGACTCGCTGATGCGCGCCGCCGAATACATCAGCCTGGGCTTGTATATCTCCTCCCACCCGCTCCGCCCCTTGAGCAGGTGATCCAATTCCTGGGGAATGCCATGCGCGTCCGGCTTGAGCAGGACGATGGCGCCATCCTCGTTGAGCTCCTTGCGGGAGCCGTCGGGCAACACCTCAATCACGCGGCCCTCGATGGGTGGCCGCAGCAGGATTTCGGGGCTGTAATGGGAGGCCCAATTGAAGTCGAAGCCCAGCCGCCGGCCGATGGCCAGGTCCACCTGGTTGCCATCAGCCCAGGCCTGCGCCTCCTGAAGAGTGACATGGCCTTGCTCCGCCCAAAGATCCAGGGTCTCGTGCCAGTAGCCGAAATGCACGATGGGCATCCTGTCGTAAGTTTCGTAGTTCAAGATCGCCAGCGTTCTCTGCCGATTGTTCATGTCACAGCTCACCTCGCAGGAGCTTGTCTTTGCTGGCCATGTAGTGCTGGAAGTTGGACCAGCTCACGTCCGGCGGGACGGTGTGATCGACGGTGGGGATGAATCCGCCCTGCTCGATCAACGGCTGGAGCGTTCGCAGATGCTCGTCGATGGCTGCTGATCCCTGGGTCAGCACCCGCTTGTCCACACCGCCCCACAGTCGCAGCGAAGGCCCGAAGACCTGGCGCAGTCGAACAGGATCCTGGTTCGCGGTGCGTTCCAACGGCCACAGGGCATCGACCCCTGCATCCAGCATCATGGGAATCAACACCTCAGGATTGCCGTCCGTATCGACGCAGATGTAACGGACGCCATTGGACTTGAAGAAGTCGATCACCCGCCGCAGCCGCGGAAAAATGAATTCCCGGAAGGTGGCCGGGCTGAGGAGAGGCGCTGTCTTCATTGCCAGGTCCTCGGCCAGGCAGATATAATCCACCGTCGTCTGCGCCAACACCGGCCGGGCCGCCTCTATCAGGAAGTAGGCAATGTGTTCCATGATGTCGTGGACCAGGGCGGGCTGGTCGTACCAGGCAAAAGATAGCCCCTCGGTGCCCATCAACTCCCTGGCCTGCCAGTAGAAGCCGGGGGTAGCCGTGTTTGGGCCGAAGATCAGGGGGTAGTGACGTTTCTGCCAGCCCTCCACTCGGAAAACCTGCCAGTAGGGTTCGTAGCGCTTCTGGTCAATGGGATCGAGGCGCCTTTTTATCGCCAGCCAATCGGACATGCTGCGCACGGGATGCTCGATGTATTGATCCATGCTCATGCGCGCTCCACCGATGGATCCCGCCTTCAACCCCCGGCGGGTTCGGCCCTGGGCATCGATGAAGGTGATGGTCTTCTCATCCTCGTCCAGGATTTTTTCATCGAAAGGAGGGATCATCTCCCGGCTGAAAGCGATGAACTCCCGGGGATCGAGGCCGATGGTCGCTTCGCCGGGGAACCAGTGCCAGTGCATCGTGCTCGGATCGAGGCCCTCCCTCTCCCAGCGTTCAGCCGTCTGCGGCCACACGCCGGCCTCCCAGTTGGGCACCCGGTCCACGGGCTGGTACGCCATGACGGCGAAGAAACGCTCCAGGTGGTTCATCGATGGGTCCTTTCAGTACCTTACGAGTCAGATTCTTGCACACCGGGCAAGAAAATTAGCCACGAACCTGACAAGGATGTACCGCAGCAATGTCCTGAGCTTGGTCGAAGGGACCTGCGCTGAGCGGAGTCGAANNNNNNNNNNNNNNNNNNNNNNNNNNNNNNNNNNNNNNNNNNNNNNNNNNNNNNNNNNNNNNNNNNNNNNNNNNNNNNNNNNNNNNNNNNNNNNNNNNNNTCCTTTCAGTACCTTACGAGTCAGATTCTTGCACACCGGGCAAGAAAATTAGCCACGAACCTGACAAGGATGTACCGCAGCAATGTCCTGAGCTTGGTCGAAGGGACCTGCGCTGAGCGGAGTCGAAGTCTGACGCTGATCGATCCAAACAAGATCAGAAAAGATCAGCGTGAATCTGCGCCGAAGGTCTGCGTAAATCTGCGGTGAAATCAGAGAAAAATCATAACCGCAGATAACCGCCGATAAACGCTGATCAGATATCAGAAAAGATCAGCGTGAATCTGCGCCGAAGGTCTGCGTAAATCTGCGCTCCTCTGGCTTGTCCAGGTTAGGGACCGGGAGGCTGATCCGCCGCTCGCAGGCCTGCAAACACGCCTGCATATGACCGCGTGCCTCAGCCGCGATCACGCAGCATTGTTCCAGCGAACACTCCCGCGCGCCGATGACCTCCAGGTTCACCGGGCCTTCGTAGCCATGCTCGTGCAGCACCCGCAGATAGCCCACCAGGTCGATGTCGCCGCGGCCGTTGGCCTGGTCCTCCGGCCTGCCCGGACCCTGCTGGCGCCCCTTACAATCCCGGATGTGGATATGTTTTACCCGCGAGATGACCGCTGCCACCGCCGTCACCGGGTTTTCGCCGGCTCGGTGGATGTGGGAAGGGTCCATGTCGATGCCGAAAGCTGGTGAGCTGATGGCAGCCATGGCTCGCTGGGTGCTTGGCGTATCGTGGATACACGCGCCCACGTGGGCCTTGACGCATAGTGTGACGCCGTAGCGCTCCGCCAGATCAGCCAGCTTTCCCAGCGATTCGACGCCGCGCTGGAAGCTGCCCTCGTCGCCCATCTTACCGCCCGGCCCGCAATTCACCACAGGGATGCCCAGCTCTGCGGCTGCTTGGAACGCGGCCTCCATGATAGTTGGGTCCTGCGAGGGCTGCTCCATGGCCAGCAGTTCCAGGCCATATGTTTTTTTCAACTGTTTGATCTCTGGTACGAGCTCGCGCCAGCGATCCAGCACCAGATGCTCGCTCATGCCCTGAATGGCTGACAGCTCAATGCCATCATAACCGGCCATGGCAATGTACTTGAAGGCAGTCTCCATATCGTAACCGCCGAACAGAACGGAATTGGCGCCAAGTTTCATTGGTCATCCTCGTTTGACATACGTGTGTTTCATATCGGTTCAACGGCATACCACATCCAAATCGATATCCAGTATCTTCGCCAGTTTTTCGATCTTTCCCAACTGATGCCCCACACCCAGGGCGAAGTGATGGGTGGAACCGGTCTCGGTCCAGGCCTGGCCAAACTCGTCGGGAGCCATGTTGCCGAACTTCACGCGGGTATTGGTGTTGCCGATCTGCAGGATGGGACCCGGCACCGACTCCCCCTGGGCGGCGATGAATTTGAACTGCCCATCGCCCGTCTGGGTCAATCCCAACATGGTCACAGGCCCGTTTTTGACGTTGAACTCCACCGAGACGCCGCGGCCCGCCTTGCCGTGGAAAAGCTTCATGCCGCGCAGGATCGGCTTTTTATCGCCGATGCCGATGTGGCCCGGCCCGTCGTGGCCCGCCACCACGAATCCGCCCTCGAAATCGAGCACATACAGCTCGCAGAAGGACCCGCCGGCGTCGAAGTGCTCCATGATAAACATGGCTGCGCAGGTCTTCAAGTCCGCTTCCCCTGCACAGGGAATGCCACGGGCCGTGAGGATCGAGTTGCCCAGGATCATGGCCGCGGCGATACGCTCATACTCGTTGTCGTTCCAGCCCCCGTAATAGTAGGCCAGGCCATCCAGGGCGAAATCCTCGACCAGTTTGTCCTCAGCGACGGCCACACGAGCAGCCCAGCACAGCTCCTCAGGGTCCACCTTCTCAGTGACGGGATCATCGCCAGGCTCGGGCATGAAAAACAGGTCGCGGGCTTCCGCCACCTTGGCGTCGATCTGCGCCTCGCTGACGCTGGCTATTCGGTCGGCCAGATCGCACATCTCTACGATCTCGACGTGGGTGCCAAGATAGCCTTGATGCATGGTGAAATCGGTGTACATGTCCAACATGCCCGGATAGTAGTGGCCCAGATAGCCCAGGCGGCTGTTCATGAGCGCACGCCGCACAGCCGCAGCCTCGATCCATTCCCGCACCTGCACCCACACCTTGTCCTGGAATTCCCCGCCCACGATGCAGTTGAAGGGCAGGCGGCAGCGATTGAAGGCGCAAGACACCTCCGGCGCTGTCATGGCTGCCCCGATCAGGGTGAAATCCTCCGTGTTGACCCGTTCATAATCCACGGTGGGAACCATCTGCAGGGCCAGGGTCAGATAAGGCGCGATGTTGCGCTGCGCGATGGGCACCAGCATGTGGGACGCAGTGTACGTCATGATCTCACCGATGATCAGGTCCACTTGCTCGCGGGCGAACAGATCGCCCACCTCGTTGCTGCGCTCGGCCCGATCCACCAGGCCGCCGAAGATGACCTGGCAGCCCATGGCCTCCAGCCGGGCAACATGTTTGTCCATCATGGCCAGCACGGCCGACTTGAGCTTGGGAAACTACGGCCAATAAGCGGCCAGACCGCTGCCGAAGTAGCCGATCTTGGGTTTGTCACGTTTGTCGCGTTGCATGTCACATCCTCATGAATGGTCGATAGTTAATGATCCTTCCCCCAGCCCCTGCGCAGCGCCTTCCGCTTCGCTCCGAAGTCCTGCGGAAGCGACAGTGAAGGGCTCCCCGGACCGGGAAGGGGAGACAGGGATAGCACTACCTTTCGGGCTCCCCCTCCCAGTTTGGGAGGGGGCCGGGGGGTGGGTCAAACATGAATCCACGCGGCCGGTTCATTGTCACTGTCATCCTGAGCGATTCCACGACTGCCATCTTTCGTCCATGATTGTTCTCCAACACCCGGGTTTCATAGGAGCACGACCAGCCACAGTGAAGGATCTCGCGCGCCTTCGTGATCCAAACGCCTTGCACCATACGGATCTTTCAGCCTCCGCAGGTACGATCTCAATACCATCCGTGCCGCTGTGCCGCCTCATACATCGCGATCACGTTCTCTGTGGGCGAATTATCCTGCAGCTGGTGGGTCGGCGACAGCGCGTAGCCCCCGCCGGGCATCATGGTTGCCAGCGTCTGGCGCACGTTTTCAACCGTTTCGGCAACCGTGCCGTAAGCGACGGGGCCGGCCGTGGAAATGCAGCCGTGAAAGGCCAGCCGGTCCCCATAGGTGGCTTTCAGATAGGCCGGTGCCATCTCTTTCACCTCTGGCTGAAGGGTATCCACTACGCTGATGCCCATCTCGATGAAATCATCGAAGGCCCAGCTGCTGGAACCGCAGGAATGAATGACCACCGGCAGGTCGTAGGCCTTGGCAAGATCGACCACCCGCTGGTGGCGCGGCCGGATGTGCTTGCGATAGAGCGCTTTGCTGATCAGCGGACCGCGCTGGGTTCCCAGATCTTCCCCCATCCACAACAGGTCGATGCGCCCGCCGGCCGCGTCCAGGATGCGCTCGGTCAGTGCCAACTGGAAGGCCAGCTTCTTGTCGAAATAGGCCAGGCAAGCGGGCTCGTCTGTGATCAAGTCGATCAGTACCTGCTCCATGCTGCGCAGGAATCCGGTGCTATTGATGAAATCGCCCAACCCGGCATTGCCCACCACCAGGCAGTACTGCTGCCATTCCCGGCACTGGGCAGCCACGTTTCCGTAGTCGAAATGGTCGGGATCGGGCATTGGCCAGGCCTCGATCTCTGCCAACGCTGCATCCTTGAGGGGAAAATCGACGTAGTCCCAGTATCCCCCGTGGGGATTCTCGATCCACTGGCGATGCACGCCCATGATATCAACCTGCCGGCCAGGCAGGTCGTCGAACAGTTGGGGACCCAGATAGGGCACGTCAACGCTGCGGAAATCCACCCCCAACGCCCGGCGCAGCCCTTCGTCGTCGCCGGCTCGCAGGCCAAAGTGTTTTTTTAACCGCCCGTCGATACCTGGATTGCTGAAGTAGTTGACCGGCACATGATCCGGTTCCTGACGCGCGAAGGATACAAGAACCCGTTCTTTGGATGTCAGGAGTTTTTTCATGATGGCTGTTTTTAGGAATCGACGTAGACGACCCGCTCCTCCACCAGTGATACGATGGCCGCGGCCAGCACCTCTTGCGCGGCCAGGCCATCGGCGCCGGAGCCGTCGATCTGCTCGGGAGCTGCGCCCTCGTCGACCTGTTGCACGAAGGTGTTGATGCGCTCGCGGAAGGTGTCGGTGAAGTCGCGGAAACCACCGAAGACGGGATTGGTATAGACTCTCTTCTCCAGATTGCCGGCGGGGTATAGCGTCGCCTCGCGCCACATATCTTCCAGGACGAAACGTCCCTTCGTACCGGCCACCTCGCAGCGCTCCATGGGATGCCCGCGCTCGATGTCGTAGCTGCCGGTAAGCGAGCCCACAACGCCATTCTTGAAGCGCATGTTGAACTGCGCAGTTGACCAGATAGTGCGGCCGGGCGCCTTCACAGCAAAACAGTGCACCGCTTCAATGTCGCCACAGAAGTAGCGCATGACGTCGACCGTGTGGGGGTGCAGGGCTTTCAAGTGGAAATAGGGCGAGCTCTCCTGCGGGTTCATGATCCACATGCTCATGTTGATGAAAAGCTGGTGGCCGATTCGACCTTCCTCCACCCAGCGTCTGGCCAGCCGGGCCGCAGGCGTGAAACGATGGTTCAGGTTG of the Chloroflexota bacterium genome contains:
- a CDS encoding Gfo/Idh/MocA family oxidoreductase, yielding MLRVCIIGMGPIGNRHAMLYQENPRAGLAGVCDLVRERADAAAKRFGVPAFYDAPSMLQALSPDICGVTTGGYEYGSDHYQPTMQALEAGCHVLGEKPISNEIDKAEEMVAKAAEKGLCYGINLNHRFTPAARLARRWVEEGRIGHQLFINMSMWIMNPQESSPYFHLKALHPHTVDVMRYFCGDIEAVHCFAVKAPGRTIWSTAQFNMRFKNGVVGSLTGSYDIERGHPMERCEVAGTKGRFVLEDMWREATLYPAGNLEKRVYTNPVFGGFRDFTDTFRERINTFVQQVDEGAAPEQIDGSGADGLAAQEVLAAAIVSLVEERVVYVDS
- a CDS encoding uroporphyrinogen decarboxylase family protein, with protein sequence MNHLERFFAVMAYQPVDRVPNWEAGVWPQTAERWEREGLDPSTMHWHWFPGEATIGLDPREFIAFSREMIPPFDEKILDEDEKTITFIDAQGRTRRGLKAGSIGGARMSMDQYIEHPVRSMSDWLAIKRRLDPIDQKRYEPYWQVFRVEGWQKRHYPLIFGPNTATPGFYWQARELMGTEGLSFAWYDQPALVHDIMEHIAYFLIEAARPVLAQTTVDYICLAEDLAMKTAPLLSPATFREFIFPRLRRVIDFFKSNGVRYICVDTDGNPEVLIPMMLDAGVDALWPLERTANQDPVRLRQVFGPSLRLWGGVDKRVLTQGSAAIDEHLRTLQPLIEQGGFIPTVDHTVPPDVSWSNFQHYMASKDKLLRGEL
- a CDS encoding L-fucose/L-arabinose isomerase family protein translates to MMDKHVARLEAMGCQVIFGGLVDRAERSNEVGDLFAREQVDLIIGEIMTYTASHMLVPIAQRNIAPYLTLALQMVPTVDYERVNTEDFTLIGAAMTAPEVSCAFNRCRLPFNCIVGGEFQDKVWVQVREWIEAAAVRRALMNSRLGYLGHYYPGMLDMYTDFTMHQGYLGTHVEIVEMCDLADRIASVSEAQIDAKVAEARDLFFMPEPGDDPVTEKVDPEELCWAARVAVAEDKLVEDFALDGLAYYYGGWNDNEYERIAAAMILGNSILTARGIPCAGEADLKTCAAMFIMEHFDAGGSFCELYVLDFEGGFVVAGHDGPGHIGIGDKKPILRGMKLFHGKAGRGVSVEFNVKNGPVTMLGLTQTGDGQFKFIAAQGESVPGPILQIGNTNTRVKFGNMAPDEFGQAWTETGSTHHFALGVGHQLGKIEKLAKILDIDLDVVCR
- a CDS encoding sugar phosphate isomerase/epimerase translates to MKLGANSVLFGGYDMETAFKYIAMAGYDGIELSAIQGMSEHLVLDRWRELVPEIKQLKKTYGLELLAMEQPSQDPTIMEAAFQAAAELGIPVVNCGPGGKMGDEGSFQRGVESLGKLADLAERYGVTLCVKAHVGACIHDTPSTQRAMAAISSPAFGIDMDPSHIHRAGENPVTAVAAVISRVKHIHIRDCKGRQQGPGRPEDQANGRGDIDLVGYLRVLHEHGYEGPVNLEVIGARECSLEQCCVIAAEARGHMQACLQACERRISLPVPNLDKPEERRFTQTFGADSR
- a CDS encoding uroporphyrinogen decarboxylase family protein, yielding MKKLLTSKERVLVSFARQEPDHVPVNYFSNPGIDGRLKKHFGLRAGDDEGLRRALGVDFRSVDVPYLGPQLFDDLPGRQVDIMGVHRQWIENPHGGYWDYVDFPLKDAALAEIEAWPMPDPDHFDYGNVAAQCREWQQYCLVVGNAGLGDFINSTGFLRSMEQVLIDLITDEPACLAYFDKKLAFQLALTERILDAAGGRIDLLWMGEDLGTQRGPLISKALYRKHIRPRHQRVVDLAKAYDLPVVIHSCGSSSWAFDDFIEMGISVVDTLQPEVKEMAPAYLKATYGDRLAFHGCISTAGPVAYGTVAETVENVRQTLATMMPGGGYALSPTHQLQDNSPTENVIAMYEAAQRHGWY